A genome region from Nitrosopumilus oxyclinae includes the following:
- a CDS encoding ABC transporter substrate-binding protein yields MKTRSVIFASIAGIILLSVLGISFSSNSESNENKIRIAYFPNIGHAIPIVGMEKGFFETDLGEQVTIETRVFDSGPQAIESLFANSIDLAYVGPGPAINGFLISENHNIKILAGAASGGASFIVHPESEINSASDFTGKKIAAPQIGNTQDVSLRYYLSEHGLKTADKGGSVIVYNIPNPDIYTLFVKGDIDAAWVAEPWATILETELDGTRLFFEEELWPNQEFASVLLIANIDFVEKNPTIVANFLDSHHKTVTWINQNPIETRDVFNNFLNSHLGQSLSDDVVDIALSNLVITADPIPDSVYSFAEKANALGYLGRNGYDLSGIFYYFDTNPIEGGNNT; encoded by the coding sequence ATGAAAACTCGATCGGTAATTTTTGCCAGTATTGCAGGCATTATTTTGTTATCTGTATTGGGAATATCTTTTAGTTCTAATTCTGAATCTAATGAAAATAAAATTCGTATTGCTTACTTTCCTAACATTGGTCATGCAATTCCAATAGTAGGTATGGAAAAAGGATTCTTTGAAACCGATCTGGGAGAGCAAGTAACAATTGAAACTCGTGTTTTTGACAGCGGTCCTCAAGCTATAGAGTCTCTATTTGCTAATTCTATTGACTTGGCATATGTTGGTCCTGGTCCTGCAATTAATGGATTTTTAATTTCTGAAAACCATAACATAAAGATTCTTGCAGGAGCTGCAAGTGGTGGTGCAAGTTTCATTGTTCATCCTGAATCTGAAATAAATTCTGCATCTGATTTTACTGGAAAGAAAATTGCTGCTCCACAAATTGGCAACACTCAGGATGTATCATTGAGATATTATCTATCTGAACATGGATTGAAAACTGCTGATAAAGGTGGTTCTGTAATCGTTTACAATATTCCAAATCCTGATATCTATACACTATTTGTTAAAGGTGATATTGATGCTGCATGGGTGGCAGAACCATGGGCTACTATTTTAGAAACTGAATTAGATGGAACAAGATTATTCTTTGAAGAGGAATTGTGGCCAAATCAAGAGTTTGCATCTGTTCTTCTAATTGCTAATATTGATTTTGTAGAAAAAAATCCTACTATAGTTGCAAATTTTTTAGATTCACATCATAAAACGGTGACTTGGATTAATCAAAATCCTATTGAGACTAGAGATGTGTTTAATAATTTTTTAAATTCTCATTTAGGACAATCATTGTCTGATGATGTTGTAGATATTGCATTATCTAATCTTGTAATCACTGCAGATCCAATACCTGATTCTGTTTATTCATTTGCTGAAAAGGCTAATGCTCTAGGATATCTTGGAAGAAATGGATATGATTTGTCTGGTATTTTTTACTACTTTGATACAAATCCCATTGAAGGAGGAAATAACACATGA
- a CDS encoding aspartate aminotransferase family protein, with translation MSEDQFMGNLYQRFPVTIEKGVGSHVWDVDGKEYIDCMGGYGVALVGHKNQRVNDAIKEQIDKIITVHSSLYNKTREEFLKTLIGLAPKGLTQVHLNNSGAEAIEAAMKFARKFTGKKGMVAMKGSYHGKSFGALSLTFNPKYRKPFAPLVEKVSFASYGDIESLRSVIDEDTAFVILEPIQGESGIIVAPEGFLQEVRKLCDEKGIVLIFDEIQAGLGRTGRLWACDHWNTAPDILCLAKGIAGGVPMGATLVRPDILASINKGEHSSTFGGNPISCAAGTAALKAITEDGLIENSDKMGKIFREGLEKLKEKHSMIREVRGKGLMIGIEMKFEVKDILMGLIKKGVLMLYSGRNILRILPPLVISEDDVTKVLHALDSVLTEEEEKRNVQG, from the coding sequence ATGAGTGAAGACCAATTTATGGGAAATCTATATCAGAGATTTCCAGTAACAATTGAAAAAGGTGTAGGATCACACGTATGGGATGTAGACGGAAAAGAATACATCGATTGTATGGGAGGATACGGAGTAGCACTGGTAGGTCATAAAAATCAAAGAGTAAATGATGCAATCAAAGAGCAGATTGATAAAATAATTACAGTTCACAGTTCTCTATACAATAAAACTCGAGAAGAATTTTTGAAAACCCTTATCGGCTTAGCACCAAAAGGTTTGACACAAGTTCATCTAAACAACAGTGGGGCCGAAGCTATTGAAGCTGCAATGAAATTTGCAAGAAAGTTCACAGGGAAAAAAGGAATGGTTGCAATGAAAGGATCATACCATGGAAAATCATTTGGAGCATTATCATTAACATTTAATCCAAAATATAGAAAACCATTTGCACCATTAGTAGAGAAAGTTTCTTTTGCATCATATGGAGACATTGAATCATTACGTTCAGTAATTGATGAAGATACTGCATTTGTAATTTTAGAACCTATTCAAGGTGAAAGTGGAATTATTGTTGCACCTGAAGGATTTTTGCAAGAAGTTAGAAAACTTTGTGATGAAAAAGGAATTGTGCTAATTTTTGACGAAATACAAGCTGGTTTAGGTAGAACCGGACGATTATGGGCCTGTGATCATTGGAATACTGCACCAGATATTTTATGTCTTGCAAAAGGAATTGCAGGAGGGGTACCAATGGGTGCAACTCTTGTGAGACCAGATATTTTGGCTTCAATCAATAAAGGTGAGCATTCATCAACATTTGGAGGCAATCCAATATCTTGTGCAGCAGGAACTGCAGCACTCAAAGCAATTACAGAAGACGGTTTAATTGAAAATTCAGATAAGATGGGAAAAATATTCAGAGAAGGTTTAGAAAAATTAAAAGAAAAACATTCTATGATTAGAGAGGTGAGAGGCAAAGGACTCATGATAGGAATTGAAATGAAATTTGAGGTCAAAGACATCTTAATGGGATTAATCAAAAAAGGAGTTTTAATGCTCTATTCTGGAAGAAACATACTCAGAATACTTCCTCCATTGGTAATATCTGAAGATGACGTAACAAAAGTTTTACATGCTCTTGATTCAGTACTAACAGAAGAGGAAGAAAAAAGAAATGTACAAGGATAA
- the lysM gene encoding HTH-type transcriptional regulator LysM yields MYKDKVDEKIIGYLKEDSRESFVDIGKKLKLSESAVRRRVKNLVDSGTIKKFTLELGEENSTSAIVLVSVDSATDTSKVSLKLAKLEGVKTVYEITGQYDITTIMSATNIAEINTTIDALRKISGVVDTNTVIILRKII; encoded by the coding sequence ATGTACAAGGATAAAGTAGACGAAAAAATTATAGGCTATTTGAAAGAAGATTCTAGAGAATCATTTGTAGATATTGGAAAAAAACTAAAACTATCAGAATCAGCTGTCAGAAGACGTGTAAAGAACCTAGTAGACAGTGGAACAATTAAGAAGTTTACTTTGGAACTTGGGGAAGAGAATTCAACTAGTGCAATTGTTTTAGTTTCAGTAGATTCTGCAACAGATACATCCAAAGTATCACTAAAACTTGCAAAGCTTGAAGGTGTAAAAACAGTTTATGAGATTACTGGTCAATATGACATTACAACAATAATGAGTGCAACAAACATTGCAGAAATTAATACTACCATAGATGCACTAAGAAAAATTTCAGGGGTAGTTGATACTAACACTGTCATCATTTTAAGAAAAATTATCTAA
- a CDS encoding LeuA family protein, translating to MKDPNHYANIYNAYEKNPKKIRILDSTLREGEQHPGVSFTNKQRIQIAWMLDYFGVDQIEISPVVSNDHKEATKTIIKQGLKADIVSHGRALKSDIDISLDCDAKWCAAYLGISDIHLKDKLRITREEALERAVETVEYAKSHGLKIRFTVEDGSRAEPEFLLKVCKAIEEAGVDRISLPDTVGILRPIGMYNFVKKVREVVDVPLDAHVHNDIGFAVANAFSACDAGVDQIHTTIDGIGERTGIPPLAEVAVALTYLYKSPNDFRLDMLLDLSRLIEEYTSIKPYDSKPIVGSSAYKHKAGTHLAAILRNPAAYEPIPPRAVGNRRRIVFGELAGKTGAAYLMSLLGLEKDDEGAKAVAAGLKGLRMGDLIEIPLEDRIEKKIINDK from the coding sequence ATGAAAGATCCGAATCACTATGCAAACATATACAACGCATATGAAAAAAATCCAAAGAAAATTAGAATTTTGGATAGTACTCTAAGAGAAGGTGAACAACATCCAGGTGTTTCATTTACAAATAAACAAAGAATTCAGATTGCATGGATGCTAGATTATTTCGGTGTTGATCAAATTGAAATTTCACCAGTAGTATCAAATGATCATAAAGAAGCTACTAAAACAATTATCAAACAAGGATTAAAAGCAGACATTGTTTCTCACGGACGTGCACTCAAATCAGATATAGATATTTCATTAGATTGTGATGCAAAATGGTGTGCAGCATATTTAGGGATTTCAGATATTCATCTAAAAGATAAATTAAGAATTACAAGAGAAGAGGCACTTGAGAGAGCAGTAGAAACTGTAGAATATGCAAAATCTCATGGACTTAAAATTAGATTCACAGTTGAAGATGGAAGTAGAGCAGAGCCAGAATTTTTACTAAAAGTATGTAAGGCAATTGAAGAAGCAGGAGTTGATAGAATTAGTTTGCCAGATACTGTAGGAATTTTACGTCCAATTGGAATGTACAATTTTGTTAAAAAGGTAAGAGAAGTAGTAGATGTCCCATTAGATGCACATGTTCACAATGATATTGGCTTTGCAGTTGCAAATGCATTTTCGGCATGTGATGCAGGAGTTGATCAAATCCATACTACAATTGATGGAATTGGAGAAAGAACAGGGATTCCCCCCCTTGCAGAAGTTGCAGTGGCATTAACGTATCTTTACAAATCACCAAATGATTTCAGATTAGACATGTTACTTGATCTATCCAGATTGATTGAAGAATACACTTCAATCAAACCATATGATTCTAAACCAATAGTAGGTTCATCAGCTTACAAACACAAAGCTGGTACCCATCTTGCAGCAATCCTTCGAAATCCTGCGGCTTACGAGCCAATTCCCCCTAGAGCAGTAGGGAATAGACGAAGAATTGTATTTGGAGAACTAGCTGGAAAAACAGGTGCTGCTTATTTGATGTCCCTTTTAGGATTGGAAAAAGATGATGAAGGTGCAAAGGCTGTTGCTGCAGGACTAAAGGGTCTAAGAATGGGTGATCTAATAGAGATCCCTTTAGAAGACAGAATTGAAAAAAAGATAATTAATGATAAATAA
- a CDS encoding ABC transporter permease encodes MVKNFTPHRIAFYIGIIAVWQIISMVGIWPDNIFPSPYEVAEDLAYGVSDGSLLYGIATSMWRLAIGLGIAIGGGIVLGIFMARVEVINQTVGSLVLGLQSIPSIAWVPLAILWFGLTDGGIIFVTAIGAIFAVTINTYTGVKNINPHFIEAARNMGAKGSQLITAVLIPAAFPYMISGFKQGWAFAWRGVIGAEILFSFLGLGFLLNAGRSLNDVSQVIGIMVVIMGIGLAVDGVIFKRVENKVMSRWGLR; translated from the coding sequence ATGGTAAAAAATTTCACACCTCACAGAATTGCATTTTACATTGGAATTATTGCAGTATGGCAAATTATTTCCATGGTCGGAATTTGGCCTGACAACATATTTCCTTCTCCATATGAGGTAGCAGAAGATTTAGCTTATGGTGTATCTGATGGTAGTTTGTTATATGGAATAGCAACTAGTATGTGGAGATTAGCTATTGGATTGGGAATAGCTATTGGTGGAGGAATTGTACTTGGAATATTTATGGCAAGGGTAGAGGTAATCAATCAAACTGTTGGTTCTCTAGTTTTAGGATTACAATCAATCCCATCAATTGCATGGGTTCCTTTGGCTATACTCTGGTTTGGATTAACTGATGGTGGAATAATCTTTGTCACTGCAATTGGCGCAATTTTTGCAGTTACAATTAACACCTATACTGGAGTCAAAAATATTAATCCGCACTTTATTGAGGCTGCTCGAAATATGGGTGCAAAGGGAAGTCAATTGATTACTGCGGTATTAATCCCTGCTGCCTTCCCATACATGATTTCAGGCTTTAAACAAGGCTGGGCATTTGCTTGGAGGGGTGTTATTGGTGCAGAAATCCTATTTTCGTTCCTAGGTTTGGGGTTCTTGCTTAATGCTGGTCGTTCCTTAAATGATGTATCTCAAGTAATTGGAATCATGGTGGTAATAATGGGAATTGGTCTTGCAGTTGATGGTGTGATTTTCAAAAGGGTTGAAAACAAAGTAATGTCTCGTTGGGGACTGAGATAG
- a CDS encoding argininosuccinate synthase, with protein MTQKGILAFSGGLDTSVVVKYLQDEHDMDVITVTVDVGQGDDWKKIESKAKKLGVKKHYNIDARKEFVTDYIFPSIKANALYQKKYCLATALARPLIAEKVLEIAKKEKVTSLAHGCSGKGNDQVRFDITLRSGSDLPIIAPIRDKNLDRDTELKFAKKHGIEIDTVAKKFSIDQNLWGRAIEGGVLEDPYNEPPDDAFIWVKTKNLPDKPTYLEIKFNKGIPIEVDGKKMEPIKLIEYINKKAGDAGVGIVDHIEDRVVGIKSREVYETPAATCLIEAHSDLEKMVHTKHENKFKSMIDDEWAYLVYSGLWQDPLKTDLDGFIETSQKPVSGTVKLKLYKGSLRVVGRKSGNSLYSHDIATYGVESTFDQRLAKGFVELWGMQSTEANKLQKKRSTKT; from the coding sequence ATGACTCAAAAAGGAATTCTTGCATTTTCAGGTGGACTAGATACTTCAGTCGTTGTAAAGTATCTACAAGACGAACATGATATGGATGTCATTACTGTCACAGTGGATGTTGGACAAGGAGACGATTGGAAAAAAATTGAATCTAAAGCAAAAAAATTAGGTGTAAAAAAACACTACAATATTGATGCAAGAAAAGAGTTTGTCACAGATTATATTTTTCCTTCAATTAAAGCAAATGCACTTTATCAAAAAAAATATTGTCTTGCAACAGCACTTGCTAGACCATTAATTGCAGAAAAAGTTTTAGAAATTGCAAAAAAAGAAAAAGTCACATCACTTGCTCATGGTTGTTCTGGAAAAGGAAATGATCAAGTACGATTTGACATTACATTAAGATCAGGTTCTGATCTTCCAATCATTGCTCCAATTAGAGATAAAAATTTAGATAGAGATACAGAATTAAAATTTGCAAAAAAACACGGGATTGAAATTGATACTGTAGCAAAAAAATTCAGTATTGATCAAAATTTGTGGGGACGTGCAATAGAAGGAGGAGTATTAGAAGATCCATACAATGAACCTCCAGACGATGCTTTCATTTGGGTTAAAACAAAAAACTTACCTGACAAACCAACATACTTGGAAATAAAATTCAACAAAGGAATTCCAATTGAGGTTGATGGTAAAAAAATGGAACCAATAAAATTAATTGAATATATTAATAAAAAAGCAGGAGATGCTGGGGTCGGCATAGTTGATCATATTGAGGATAGGGTGGTTGGAATAAAATCACGTGAAGTGTATGAAACTCCAGCAGCAACTTGTCTGATTGAAGCTCATTCAGATTTGGAAAAGATGGTTCACACTAAACATGAAAATAAATTCAAGTCAATGATTGACGATGAATGGGCATATTTGGTGTATTCTGGACTTTGGCAAGATCCACTAAAAACAGATCTAGATGGATTTATCGAAACATCACAAAAGCCAGTATCTGGAACTGTGAAACTAAAATTGTACAAAGGAAGTCTTAGAGTAGTCGGAAGAAAGTCTGGTAATTCATTATACAGTCACGATATTGCAACTTATGGAGTAGAATCTACATTTGATCAGAGATTAGCCAAAGGATTTGTTGAATTATGGGGAATGCAGTCAACAGAAGCTAATAAATTACAAAAGAAAAGGTCTACAAAAACATGA
- a CDS encoding [LysW]-aminoadipate/[LysW]-glutamate kinase, whose amino-acid sequence MITIKIGGSVVDDLHPSTILDIKKIAETEGIIIVHGGGKEVTKVCKQLGKEPKFVTSPSGIKSRYTDKETAEIFTMVMSGRINKTIVQMLQKNGINAIGLSGVDAKVIEADRKKKLLIVNEKGRKQAIDGGYTGKIREVNSKFILSLLEQGLTPVISPIAISEESEFLNIDGDRAAAYVAGKVGCDKVLFITNVDGLLMDDKLVPKLTLAEAKAIRPKIGPGMEKKILASTEALDMGVKEALIGNGQRENPISSAIAHDNCTVIEHE is encoded by the coding sequence ATGATCACAATCAAAATTGGTGGAAGTGTAGTAGATGATTTACATCCATCAACAATTTTAGATATTAAAAAAATTGCAGAGACTGAAGGGATTATTATTGTTCATGGAGGAGGGAAAGAAGTTACCAAAGTTTGTAAACAACTGGGTAAAGAGCCAAAATTTGTAACATCACCAAGTGGCATTAAGAGTAGATATACTGACAAAGAAACTGCAGAAATTTTTACCATGGTGATGTCAGGTAGAATCAATAAAACAATTGTTCAGATGCTTCAGAAAAATGGCATTAATGCAATTGGTCTTTCAGGAGTAGATGCAAAGGTCATAGAGGCAGATAGAAAAAAGAAATTGCTCATTGTGAATGAAAAAGGCAGAAAACAAGCAATTGACGGCGGATATACAGGAAAAATTAGAGAAGTGAATTCAAAATTCATTTTATCACTTTTAGAGCAAGGCCTAACACCAGTGATTTCCCCCATAGCAATAAGCGAAGAGTCAGAATTTTTGAACATTGATGGAGACAGGGCAGCAGCATATGTTGCGGGTAAAGTTGGTTGTGATAAAGTATTATTCATCACAAATGTTGATGGATTATTGATGGATGACAAACTTGTTCCAAAATTAACATTAGCAGAAGCAAAAGCAATTAGACCAAAAATTGGTCCAGGAATGGAAAAAAAGATTTTGGCATCAACTGAAGCATTAGATATGGGAGTAAAAGAAGCATTGATTGGAAATGGACAAAGAGAAAATCCAATTTCATCAGCAATAGCACATGATAATTGTACGGTGATTGAACATGAGTGA
- a CDS encoding ABC transporter ATP-binding protein has protein sequence MTKLEAKNIVKYFSHDSHKLKALGGINLKVEAGDFVCLVGPSGCGKSTFLRIVAGLEKPDEGQILFDGRNVTETGPERIMVFQEGALFPWLKVQDNVEFGLKMAGIPKEERAKISHRYLDMMQLTKFADSYVYQLSTGMKQRVAIARALVMDPDVLLMDEPFAALDAQTRDLLLVEMQLIWEKTKKTILFVTHSVSEAAVLGTKVAIFSNRPSVIKKEVDNNFPRPRITDDESLLKFQQDILAELRPEVKKKPE, from the coding sequence ATGACAAAACTTGAAGCAAAAAATATTGTAAAATATTTTAGTCATGATTCTCACAAACTCAAAGCTCTTGGAGGCATTAATCTCAAAGTTGAGGCTGGAGACTTTGTGTGCCTAGTGGGTCCTTCAGGATGTGGTAAATCTACTTTTTTACGCATAGTTGCAGGTTTAGAAAAACCTGATGAGGGTCAAATTTTGTTTGATGGTCGTAATGTTACTGAAACTGGGCCTGAAAGAATTATGGTGTTTCAAGAGGGGGCATTATTTCCGTGGTTGAAGGTTCAAGATAATGTGGAATTTGGATTAAAGATGGCTGGTATTCCAAAAGAGGAACGAGCCAAAATATCTCATAGATATTTGGATATGATGCAATTGACAAAATTTGCAGACTCTTATGTTTACCAACTTTCTACTGGAATGAAGCAGCGTGTAGCTATTGCAAGAGCTCTTGTGATGGATCCTGACGTATTGTTAATGGATGAACCATTTGCTGCACTTGATGCACAGACTCGTGATTTATTATTAGTTGAAATGCAATTGATTTGGGAGAAAACAAAAAAGACAATTTTGTTTGTTACTCATAGCGTTTCTGAAGCTGCAGTTCTTGGAACTAAAGTTGCAATTTTTAGTAATCGTCCATCTGTAATTAAAAAAGAAGTTGATAATAATTTCCCAAGACCTAGAATAACTGACGATGAATCTTTACTTAAATTTCAACAAGATATTTTAGCAGAACTTAGACCTGAGGTAAAGAAAAAACCCGAGTGA
- a CDS encoding MFS transporter produces the protein MQKTSVNNLVRSATFFQHAGISIIFVFMPIIAKGVTDSIFEIGLLVASFSFAQILSEIYFGRHSDKKGTRLKFIRIGFIGCAIAFGLHYFADDLGLFFLVRIAAGVASGIMIPAMIAYTYEANIDKKRAATVISFHALGWLAGIAAAGIANDLKLIFLLSAASFLIGLLFTIKLPNPEQVKEITPGTTKKVISKNKFLFLSLLLRHIGAAAVWVILPIMIVEKLGGEIYHISIVYIANTLTAFILMNVMASKIHLSNVTKFKIGIGGTTFVFVGLSVVTEWWMAMPFMSLVGATWAFLFIGGNFHLMENNPRSTSTGIFSSTLSIATVIGPVVAGAIAYTFDYVAVMYFAIAIIICAFVVSLKIKK, from the coding sequence ATGCAAAAGACATCAGTCAATAATCTAGTTCGTAGTGCCACATTTTTTCAGCATGCTGGAATTTCCATAATCTTTGTTTTCATGCCTATTATTGCAAAAGGAGTTACAGATTCTATTTTTGAAATTGGGCTACTAGTAGCATCATTTAGTTTTGCTCAAATTTTATCTGAAATCTACTTTGGAAGACATTCAGATAAGAAAGGAACCAGGCTCAAATTCATCAGAATTGGGTTCATTGGATGTGCCATTGCCTTTGGATTACATTATTTTGCAGATGATCTTGGCTTGTTTTTCTTGGTGAGAATTGCAGCTGGGGTTGCAAGTGGAATTATGATTCCTGCAATGATTGCATATACCTATGAGGCAAATATTGATAAAAAAAGAGCAGCAACAGTAATCTCATTTCATGCTCTAGGATGGCTTGCAGGAATTGCAGCTGCTGGAATTGCAAATGATCTTAAATTAATTTTCTTGTTAAGTGCTGCTTCATTTTTAATTGGATTGTTATTTACAATTAAACTCCCAAATCCTGAACAAGTAAAAGAGATTACTCCAGGAACCACTAAAAAAGTAATATCAAAAAATAAATTTCTATTCTTATCACTATTACTAAGACATATTGGTGCAGCAGCAGTATGGGTAATTCTTCCTATAATGATTGTAGAAAAGTTAGGAGGGGAAATATATCATATTTCAATAGTATACATAGCAAATACACTGACTGCATTTATTTTGATGAATGTGATGGCAAGTAAAATTCATCTATCCAATGTAACAAAATTTAAAATTGGAATTGGAGGTACAACGTTTGTTTTTGTAGGTTTGTCTGTAGTTACAGAATGGTGGATGGCAATGCCATTCATGTCATTAGTTGGAGCAACATGGGCATTTTTGTTTATTGGTGGAAACTTTCACTTGATGGAAAATAATCCTCGCTCTACATCTACTGGAATATTTAGTTCAACTTTATCAATTGCAACAGTAATTGGTCCCGTAGTAGCCGGAGCAATTGCATATACTTTTGATTATGTTGCCGTAATGTATTTTGCAATTGCAATAATCATTTGTGCATTTGTAGTATCATTGAAAATTAAAAAATAA
- the argC gene encoding N-acetyl-gamma-glutamyl-phosphate reductase — MKVGVVGASGYVGGETLRLLVNHPDVEIAMVTSRQHVGEYLHRIQPSLKGFTDLTFSELDYDKLTDKCDVVFTAVPHGTATEIVKALYDRGVKVIDLSADYRLHNQDAYDKWYGWEHPHPDYLEKSVFGVPELHRDKIKNAQLVSCPGCMAVTSMLALAPLIKNNLIDEEHIIVDSKIGSSGAGSGSGTAHAMRAGVIRPYKPAKHRHTGEIEQELSEIAGHKIRVSMSPHAVDVVRGILCTNHTFLKKDIDEKELWKIYRQAYGEERFVRLIRDKKGLYKFPDPKFLVGSNFCDIGFDLDEDNNRLIALSASDNLMKGAAGSAIQNMNVMCGFDEMDGLRYTPLTPV, encoded by the coding sequence ATGAAAGTAGGAGTTGTAGGTGCATCAGGATATGTAGGTGGAGAGACACTTCGTCTTTTAGTAAACCATCCAGATGTAGAGATCGCAATGGTCACATCAAGACAACATGTGGGTGAGTATCTACATAGAATCCAACCAAGTTTGAAAGGATTTACCGATCTTACTTTCTCAGAATTAGATTATGATAAATTAACAGACAAGTGTGATGTTGTCTTCACTGCAGTACCTCATGGAACTGCAACTGAAATTGTAAAAGCACTCTACGATAGAGGAGTCAAAGTAATTGATTTGAGTGCAGATTATAGATTACATAATCAAGATGCATATGACAAATGGTATGGTTGGGAACATCCACATCCAGACTATTTAGAAAAATCAGTTTTTGGAGTACCGGAATTACATAGAGATAAAATTAAAAATGCACAACTAGTCTCTTGTCCAGGATGCATGGCAGTTACATCAATGCTTGCACTTGCACCATTAATCAAAAATAATCTTATTGATGAAGAACACATCATTGTTGATTCAAAAATAGGTTCATCAGGAGCAGGTTCTGGTTCTGGAACTGCTCATGCAATGAGAGCAGGTGTAATCAGACCATACAAACCAGCAAAACATAGACACACCGGTGAAATTGAACAAGAGCTCAGTGAAATTGCAGGACATAAAATTCGTGTATCAATGAGTCCACATGCAGTAGATGTAGTTAGAGGTATTCTGTGTACAAATCACACATTCTTGAAAAAAGATATTGATGAAAAAGAACTATGGAAAATATACCGTCAAGCATATGGTGAAGAAAGATTCGTCAGATTGATTAGAGATAAAAAAGGATTGTACAAATTCCCAGATCCAAAATTCTTAGTAGGTTCAAACTTTTGTGATATTGGATTTGATTTAGATGAAGATAACAATAGATTGATTGCACTTTCTGCATCAGATAACTTGATGAAAGGTGCAGCTGGTTCTGCCATTCAAAACATGAACGTAATGTGTGGTTTTGATGAAATGGACGGACTAAGATATACACCATTAACTCCGGTTTAG
- the lysW/argW gene encoding alpha-aminoadipate/glutamate carrier protein LysW produces the protein MNCPECDATLNIPDDASVGEIVSCPDCGADFEIAKKDGANVELKQAETVGEDWGE, from the coding sequence ATGAACTGCCCAGAATGTGATGCAACACTAAACATCCCAGACGATGCCTCAGTAGGAGAAATTGTCTCCTGTCCTGATTGTGGCGCTGACTTTGAAATCGCAAAAAAAGACGGAGCAAATGTCGAGCTTAAACAAGCAGAAACCGTAGGCGAAGACTGGGGAGAGTAA
- the lysX gene encoding lysine biosynthesis protein LysX: protein MSKVSIVFDRLRAEEKMLQKEASELGHEALMLDAKITQINTDSKKEDFDFGDVVLERCVSYFRGLHFTASLEFMDIPVLNKFEVANVCGNKMFMTLLLKKNNIPTPKTYFSFSSESAAENLDKVGFPLVIKPVIGSWGRGVMPLKDRDTMEAVFEIRDITDSPHDRIYYLQELIQRPPRDIRVITVGDEPIAAMYRKSSGGFKTNIALGADPEICEITKEMEDMAVKASKAMGGGILGIDMMEDDQRGLVVHEVNNTVEFKGLAKVATRNIPKEMIEFALNYVRK, encoded by the coding sequence ATGTCAAAAGTTAGTATCGTTTTTGACCGCTTAAGAGCGGAAGAAAAGATGCTACAAAAAGAAGCATCGGAACTAGGACATGAAGCATTGATGTTAGATGCAAAAATCACTCAAATCAACACAGATAGTAAAAAAGAAGATTTTGATTTTGGAGATGTTGTTTTAGAAAGATGTGTAAGTTATTTTAGAGGACTCCATTTTACCGCAAGTCTAGAATTCATGGATATTCCCGTATTAAACAAATTTGAAGTTGCAAATGTTTGTGGAAACAAAATGTTCATGACATTACTTTTGAAAAAAAATAATATACCAACACCCAAAACATACTTTTCATTTTCAAGTGAAAGTGCAGCAGAGAATTTAGATAAAGTGGGATTTCCACTTGTAATTAAACCAGTAATTGGAAGCTGGGGAAGAGGTGTAATGCCACTAAAAGATAGAGATACAATGGAAGCAGTTTTTGAAATCAGAGACATTACAGACAGTCCTCATGACAGAATTTACTATTTACAAGAATTAATTCAAAGACCACCAAGAGATATCAGAGTAATTACAGTAGGAGATGAGCCTATTGCAGCCATGTATAGAAAATCTTCAGGCGGATTCAAAACCAATATCGCTCTAGGGGCAGATCCAGAGATTTGTGAGATCACAAAAGAAATGGAGGATATGGCAGTAAAAGCATCAAAAGCTATGGGTGGCGGGATTTTAGGAATAGATATGATGGAAGATGACCAGAGAGGTTTAGTTGTACATGAAGTCAACAACACAGTAGAATTCAAAGGATTGGCAAAAGTTGCTACGCGAAATATACCAAAAGAAATGATAGAATTTGCTTTAAACTACGTAAGAAAATAA